One window of Sinorhizobium fredii NGR234 genomic DNA carries:
- a CDS encoding branched-chain amino acid ABC transporter substrate-binding protein: MRLSLLTGMTLAAGMAFAPLAHADITLGVITPLTGPVAAFGEQVKNGAEAAVEAINDAGGIKGEKLVLKIVDDAGEPKQSVSVSNQLAGEGVRYVVGPVLSGTAMPASDVLAENGILMVTPTATTPDLTTRGLWNVLRTCGRDDQQAVVAADYVVKNLKDKRVAVLHDKGAYGKGLADGFKAAINAGGITEVVYEGLNPGEKDFSAIVTRLKAENVDVVYFGGYHAEAGLMIRQMRDQGVNAQLIGGDGLSNTEFWAIGADAAEGTIFTNASDATRNPAAAPVIEALKAKNIPAEAFTLNAYAAVQVIKAGIEMAGSAEDATAVATAIKSGEEIDTVIGKLTFGESGDLTSPSFSLYKWEAGKSVAAE; this comes from the coding sequence ATGCGTCTTTCACTGTTGACCGGAATGACCTTGGCTGCCGGCATGGCCTTCGCGCCGCTCGCCCATGCCGACATCACGCTCGGCGTGATCACCCCGCTCACCGGCCCGGTCGCGGCCTTCGGCGAGCAAGTGAAGAACGGCGCCGAGGCAGCCGTCGAAGCGATCAACGATGCCGGCGGCATCAAGGGCGAAAAACTCGTCCTCAAGATCGTCGACGACGCCGGCGAACCGAAGCAATCCGTTTCGGTGTCGAACCAGCTCGCCGGCGAAGGGGTACGCTATGTCGTTGGGCCGGTGCTCTCCGGCACTGCAATGCCGGCATCCGACGTGCTCGCCGAGAACGGCATCCTGATGGTCACGCCAACGGCAACCACCCCCGATCTTACGACGCGCGGGCTCTGGAACGTGCTGCGCACCTGCGGCCGCGACGACCAGCAGGCCGTCGTCGCTGCCGACTATGTCGTGAAGAACCTCAAGGACAAGCGCGTCGCCGTGCTGCACGACAAAGGCGCCTATGGCAAAGGCCTCGCCGATGGCTTCAAGGCCGCAATCAATGCAGGCGGCATCACGGAAGTTGTCTACGAGGGCTTGAACCCCGGCGAGAAGGACTTCAGCGCCATCGTCACACGTCTCAAGGCAGAGAATGTCGACGTCGTCTATTTCGGCGGCTACCACGCCGAGGCCGGCCTGATGATCCGCCAGATGCGCGACCAGGGAGTCAACGCGCAACTGATCGGCGGCGACGGTCTCTCCAACACCGAGTTCTGGGCGATCGGCGCGGACGCTGCCGAGGGGACGATCTTCACGAATGCCAGCGACGCGACCCGCAACCCGGCCGCCGCCCCGGTGATCGAAGCGCTCAAGGCGAAGAACATCCCGGCCGAGGCCTTCACGCTCAATGCCTATGCGGCTGTCCAAGTCATCAAGGCGGGCATCGAGATGGCGGGCTCCGCCGAGGACGCGACAGCCGTCGCGACGGCGATCAAGTCCGGCGAGGAGATCGACACTGTGATCGGCAAGCTGACCTTTGGCGAAAGCGGCGACCTCACCTCGCCGAGCTTCTCGCTCTACAAATGGGAAGCCGGCAAGAGCGTCGCGGCCGAGTAA
- a CDS encoding HAD family hydrolase produces MTGIDLIIFDCDGVLVDSEIIASEVQAELVSEAGFPISVEEMNERFAGLTWRDTLLTIEREASIPLSASLIDRVDTILDKRLARDVKIIDGVKPVLLQLTLPHCICSNSTSARLATMLGKVGIKDHFGKHIYSARDLGPDRVKPKPDIFLHGAAQFGVDPARVLVIEDSVHGVHGARAAGMRVVGFTGGSHTYPSHADKLTDAGAETVVSRMAALPGVIAALAEWSESLTA; encoded by the coding sequence ATGACCGGTATCGACCTCATCATCTTCGACTGCGACGGCGTTCTCGTCGATTCGGAAATCATCGCCTCGGAAGTCCAGGCAGAACTGGTGAGCGAGGCGGGCTTTCCGATCAGCGTCGAGGAAATGAACGAGCGCTTCGCCGGCCTGACCTGGCGCGACACGTTGCTGACGATCGAGCGGGAAGCCAGCATCCCGCTTTCCGCCTCGTTGATCGACCGTGTCGACACCATTCTCGACAAGCGGCTGGCCCGTGACGTCAAGATCATCGACGGCGTCAAGCCGGTGCTGCTGCAGCTGACGCTGCCGCACTGCATCTGCTCGAACTCGACCTCTGCGCGGCTCGCAACGATGCTCGGCAAGGTCGGCATCAAGGATCATTTCGGCAAGCATATCTACTCTGCGCGCGATCTCGGCCCCGACCGGGTCAAGCCGAAGCCGGACATCTTCCTGCACGGCGCCGCCCAATTCGGCGTCGATCCGGCACGCGTCCTCGTCATCGAGGATTCGGTGCACGGCGTGCATGGCGCGCGCGCCGCAGGCATGCGCGTCGTCGGGTTCACCGGTGGTTCGCACACCTATCCCTCGCATGCCGACAAGCTGACGGACGCGGGCGCGGAGACCGTCGTCTCCCGCATGGCGGCGCTGCCGGGCGTGATCGCTGCGCTTGCCGAATGGTCCGAGTCCCTGACGGCCTGA
- a CDS encoding GntR family transcriptional regulator has product MKKEHDDTLASRISRALAERIISGTLSPGERLRQDHVAEEFGASHVPVREAFRRLEAQGLAVSEPRRGVRVASFDLKEVREVAEMRAALEVLALRHAIPHLTPAILDRAEAATVAAERSRDVRNWEAANRAFHRLILEPCAMPRLLAAIDDLHATSARFLFSAWRSSWEARTDHDHRAILAALRQGRGEEAAIILERHVGWIGKTPVKTAGGEVRDAFSIVG; this is encoded by the coding sequence ATGAAGAAGGAACACGACGACACGCTTGCAAGCCGGATCAGCCGGGCGCTCGCCGAGAGGATCATCTCCGGCACGCTGTCGCCGGGCGAGCGGTTGCGTCAGGACCATGTCGCCGAGGAGTTCGGCGCCAGTCATGTGCCGGTACGCGAGGCGTTCCGACGCCTGGAGGCGCAGGGTCTCGCCGTCAGCGAGCCGCGTCGGGGCGTGCGCGTCGCTTCCTTCGATCTCAAGGAGGTGCGCGAGGTGGCGGAGATGCGCGCCGCGCTGGAGGTGCTGGCGCTCCGCCATGCCATACCCCACCTGACGCCTGCCATTCTCGATCGCGCCGAGGCTGCCACGGTTGCAGCCGAAAGATCGCGCGACGTGCGCAACTGGGAGGCGGCAAATCGGGCCTTCCACCGGCTGATCCTGGAGCCGTGCGCCATGCCGCGCCTGCTTGCCGCGATCGACGACCTGCATGCGACAAGCGCCCGGTTCCTGTTCTCCGCCTGGCGTTCCAGTTGGGAGGCGCGCACCGACCACGACCACCGCGCCATCCTCGCGGCGCTGCGGCAGGGAAGGGGCGAGGAGGCGGCCATCATCCTCGAGCGCCATGTCGGCTGGATTGGGAAAACGCCGGTGAAGACAGCAGGCGGGGAAGTTCGCGACGCCTTTTCTATCGTCGGCTAG
- a CDS encoding DUF1284 domain-containing protein, whose protein sequence is MVRLRGHHLLCLLTFVGEGYTPAFTGNFRLIAARLSNGEAIEIVEGPDDICVPMLDRPEAHCRNTDIRDRDAWALAAIGERLGIALKAGSILNLDGQRLDALRAAFAAGLIRAACHECEWSGFCTRIARDGFEGTLVQS, encoded by the coding sequence ATGGTTCGACTTCGGGGACATCATCTCCTCTGTCTGCTCACCTTCGTCGGCGAGGGCTACACCCCCGCCTTCACGGGCAACTTTCGCCTGATTGCCGCACGTCTTTCGAACGGCGAAGCAATCGAGATCGTCGAAGGGCCGGACGACATCTGCGTCCCGATGCTGGATCGGCCCGAAGCCCATTGCCGCAACACCGACATTCGCGACCGCGACGCGTGGGCTCTGGCGGCAATTGGCGAGCGACTTGGTATCGCGCTCAAGGCCGGCTCGATTCTCAACCTCGACGGTCAGCGCCTCGATGCCTTGCGCGCCGCCTTCGCGGCCGGTCTGATCCGCGCCGCCTGCCATGAATGCGAATGGTCCGGGTTTTGCACGCGCATCGCCCGTGACGGCTTCGAAGGGACCCTGGTTCAGAGCTAA
- a CDS encoding winged helix-turn-helix domain-containing protein has product MKEGPDIALIGSLIGDPARANILTALMAGQALTPTELAAHAGITLQTASSHLAKLEAGGLLTQRKQGRHRYYALSEDEVGLMLESLMGFAASRGLTRHRPGPKDPALRKARVCYNHLAGDYGVRLLDSLVAARQIEVTGDDLALTDAGRDRVEALGIDYDALSKSRRPICRTCLDWSERRSHLAGSLGEALLTLFIDKGWAKREKDSRAVRFSDKGEKAFLEFFPL; this is encoded by the coding sequence ATGAAGGAAGGTCCCGACATAGCTCTCATCGGATCGCTGATCGGCGATCCGGCGCGCGCCAACATACTGACTGCGCTGATGGCCGGCCAGGCACTGACGCCGACGGAGCTTGCCGCCCATGCCGGAATCACGCTGCAGACCGCAAGCTCGCATCTCGCCAAGCTGGAAGCCGGCGGACTGCTGACGCAGCGCAAGCAGGGTCGGCATCGCTACTATGCGCTCAGCGAGGACGAGGTCGGATTGATGCTCGAAAGCCTGATGGGCTTCGCCGCCAGCCGCGGCCTGACGCGGCATCGGCCGGGACCGAAGGACCCGGCGCTGCGCAAGGCACGCGTCTGCTACAATCATCTGGCCGGCGACTATGGCGTCCGCCTGCTGGACAGCCTCGTCGCCGCCCGTCAGATCGAAGTGACCGGAGATGACCTTGCCCTGACCGACGCAGGCAGGGACCGCGTCGAGGCACTCGGCATCGACTACGACGCACTCAGCAAGTCCCGACGGCCGATCTGCCGCACCTGTCTCGACTGGAGCGAGCGCCGTTCGCACCTCGCCGGCTCGCTCGGCGAGGCTTTGCTCACGCTTTTCATCGACAAGGGCTGGGCAAAGCGCGAGAAGGACAGCCGCGCCGTCCGCTTCAGCGACAAGGGAGAGAAGGCCTTCCTGGAGTTCTTTCCGCTATAG
- a CDS encoding NIPSNAP family protein, with protein sequence MLTCFIRYEIDPFRKEDFATYARNWGEAIPRCGADLIGYFGPHEGSATAAYGVYNIESLAAYEAYRARLAADPLGRENYEFARRERFILKEDRIFLKNLPLPYGKE encoded by the coding sequence ATGCTCACCTGCTTCATCCGCTATGAGATCGATCCGTTCCGCAAGGAGGATTTCGCCACCTATGCCCGCAACTGGGGCGAGGCCATCCCGCGCTGCGGCGCCGATCTCATCGGCTATTTCGGTCCGCACGAAGGCTCGGCGACCGCCGCCTATGGCGTCTACAACATCGAGAGCCTCGCCGCCTACGAGGCCTACCGGGCGCGGCTCGCCGCCGATCCGCTCGGTCGCGAGAACTACGAGTTCGCCCGGCGCGAGCGCTTCATCCTCAAGGAGGACCGCATCTTCCTGAAGAACCTCCCGCTGCCGTATGGAAAGGAGTGA
- a CDS encoding antibiotic biosynthesis monooxygenase family protein, giving the protein MIAVIFEVLPSEGERATYLGLAADLRPLLDRIDGFISIERFQSLADPNKLLSLSFWRDEEAVKAWRNGAEHRAAQGAGRNGVFADYRLRIAAVVRDYGLNHRDEAPADSRQWHEGNAA; this is encoded by the coding sequence ATGATCGCTGTGATTTTCGAAGTCCTGCCATCCGAGGGCGAACGCGCCACCTATCTCGGCCTTGCCGCCGACCTGCGTCCGCTGCTGGACCGGATCGACGGCTTCATCTCCATCGAGCGCTTCCAGAGCCTCGCCGACCCGAACAAGCTGCTGTCGCTCTCTTTCTGGAGGGATGAAGAGGCGGTGAAGGCCTGGCGCAATGGCGCCGAGCATCGTGCGGCGCAAGGCGCGGGGAGGAACGGCGTCTTCGCCGACTATCGGCTGAGGATTGCCGCGGTCGTCAGGGACTACGGCCTCAATCATCGCGATGAGGCGCCGGCGGACAGCCGGCAATGGCATGAGGGCAACGCCGCCTGA
- a CDS encoding site-specific DNA-methyltransferase, translated as MSSVVSLAEISRAARPLSWLDSIIKGDCVAALNALPDNSVDVVFADPPYNLQLGGMLHRPDQSLVDAVDDEWDQFASFEAYDAFTRAWLLACRRVLKPTGTLWVIGSYHNIFRVGAILQDLHFWILNDIIWRKTNPMPNFKGRRFQNAHETLIWATPNAKAKGYTFNYEAMKAANDDVQMRSDWLFPICSGGERLKGDDGKKVHPTQKPEALLARILMASTKPGDVVLDPFFGSGTTGAVAKRLGRHFVGIEREQDYIDAAAERIAAVEPLGKATLSVMTGKKAEPRVAFNTLIESGLIKPGTVLTDAKRRYSAIVRADGTLASGGEAGSIHRLGAKVQGLDACNGWTFWHFEAGGTLKPIDELRSVIRNDLAKLN; from the coding sequence ATGTCTTCAGTTGTTTCGCTTGCCGAAATCTCCCGCGCCGCCCGTCCGCTGAGCTGGCTGGACAGCATCATCAAGGGAGATTGCGTGGCCGCGCTGAACGCGCTTCCAGACAATTCGGTCGACGTCGTCTTCGCCGACCCGCCCTACAATCTGCAGCTCGGCGGCATGCTGCACCGGCCGGACCAGTCGCTGGTCGATGCGGTCGACGACGAATGGGACCAGTTCGCGTCCTTCGAGGCCTATGACGCCTTTACCCGCGCCTGGCTGCTCGCCTGCCGCCGCGTCCTGAAGCCGACCGGCACGCTCTGGGTCATCGGCTCCTATCACAATATCTTCCGGGTCGGCGCGATCCTGCAGGACCTGCATTTCTGGATCCTGAACGACATCATCTGGCGCAAGACCAATCCGATGCCGAACTTCAAGGGCCGCCGCTTCCAGAACGCCCATGAGACGCTGATCTGGGCGACGCCGAATGCCAAGGCCAAGGGCTACACCTTCAATTACGAAGCGATGAAGGCGGCCAACGACGATGTGCAGATGCGCTCCGACTGGCTCTTCCCGATCTGCTCAGGCGGCGAGCGCCTGAAGGGCGACGACGGCAAGAAGGTGCATCCGACGCAGAAGCCGGAGGCGTTGCTCGCCCGCATCCTGATGGCCTCGACCAAGCCCGGCGATGTCGTGCTCGATCCGTTCTTCGGCTCCGGCACGACAGGCGCCGTTGCCAAGCGCCTCGGCCGCCATTTCGTCGGCATCGAGCGCGAGCAGGATTATATCGATGCAGCGGCCGAGCGGATCGCCGCAGTCGAGCCGCTCGGCAAGGCGACGCTTTCGGTCATGACCGGCAAAAAGGCAGAGCCGCGCGTCGCTTTCAATACGCTGATCGAGAGCGGGCTGATCAAGCCCGGCACGGTGCTGACCGACGCCAAACGCCGCTACAGCGCGATCGTGCGCGCCGATGGCACGCTGGCTTCCGGCGGCGAGGCCGGCTCGATTCACCGCCTCGGCGCCAAGGTTCAGGGTCTCGACGCCTGCAACGGCTGGACGTTCTGGCATTTCGAAGCGGGAGGCACCCTGAAGCCGATCGACGAACTCAGATCCGTCATTCGAAATGACCTGGCAAAACTGAACTGA
- a CDS encoding IS110 family transposase — protein sequence MTDQKQFYAGVDWASESHHVFLTDGDGRKIGERVFRHGGEGLAELAAWLTATSGATEAGQIQVAIEVPHGPVVETLIERGCQVHAINPKQMDRFRDRFTLAGAKDDSRDAEVMASALRTDRRCFRLLAAADPVVIELREWSRMAEDLGAERNRLTNRMREQLWRYFPALLELENDLGAEWLLDLWEAVPTPAKAARIRAATIAKLLKRNRIRRVDATHVLAVLRTPPVKVAAGTTEAASAHIATLIARIRLVNRQLKQAHQRLDTLTARLVPTEATEPGQRKQHDVEILASLPGVGRIVLATLLAEAFDALQRRDHAALRSLTGVAPVTKRSGKSCIVIRRQACHDRLANAMYHWARVAIQHDSRSRLKYAALRSRGHSHGRALRSVADRLLNVACAMLKTGTTFNPSLAEQKLSC from the coding sequence ATGACCGATCAGAAACAATTCTATGCCGGCGTCGACTGGGCGTCGGAGAGCCATCATGTGTTCCTCACGGATGGTGATGGCCGGAAAATCGGCGAAAGGGTCTTCAGGCACGGCGGCGAAGGGCTCGCCGAGCTGGCGGCCTGGCTGACGGCAACCAGCGGTGCAACCGAGGCCGGGCAAATCCAGGTCGCGATCGAGGTGCCGCACGGGCCCGTGGTCGAGACGCTGATCGAGCGCGGCTGCCAGGTGCATGCCATCAACCCGAAACAAATGGATCGCTTTCGCGACCGGTTCACCCTGGCCGGCGCCAAGGACGACAGCCGCGATGCCGAAGTGATGGCCTCGGCCTTGCGCACCGATCGCCGGTGCTTCCGGCTGCTCGCCGCCGCCGATCCTGTCGTCATCGAATTGCGCGAATGGTCGCGCATGGCCGAGGACCTCGGCGCCGAGCGCAACCGGTTGACCAACCGCATGCGCGAGCAGCTCTGGCGCTACTTTCCTGCGCTGCTCGAGCTCGAAAACGACCTCGGGGCCGAGTGGCTGCTCGATCTCTGGGAAGCCGTGCCGACGCCGGCCAAAGCCGCGCGGATCCGCGCGGCGACGATCGCCAAGCTTCTCAAACGCAACCGCATCCGCCGCGTCGACGCCACCCATGTGCTCGCCGTGCTGCGCACGCCGCCCGTCAAGGTCGCCGCCGGGACGACCGAAGCCGCCAGCGCCCACATTGCCACGCTCATTGCCCGCATTCGCCTCGTGAACCGGCAGCTCAAGCAAGCGCATCAGCGGCTCGATACCCTGACTGCCCGCCTTGTCCCGACCGAGGCGACCGAGCCGGGGCAGAGGAAGCAGCATGACGTGGAGATCCTCGCATCCTTGCCGGGAGTGGGAAGGATCGTCCTCGCCACGCTGCTCGCAGAAGCCTTCGATGCCCTGCAGCGACGTGACCACGCCGCCTTGCGCAGTTTGACAGGAGTCGCGCCCGTTACCAAGCGGTCCGGCAAGAGCTGCATCGTCATCAGAAGACAGGCCTGCCACGACCGGCTCGCCAACGCCATGTACCATTGGGCACGCGTCGCCATTCAGCACGACTCTCGGAGCCGTTTGAAGTACGCCGCCCTTCGAAGCCGAGGTCACAGCCACGGTCGTGCCCTGCGATCCGTCGCCGACCGCCTCCTCAACGTCGCATGCGCAATGCTGAAAACCGGCACCACCTTCAATCCTTCCTTGGCCGAGCAGAAACTCTCTTGCTAA
- a CDS encoding calcium-binding protein, with protein MVTRIYGSNFADILKQNSYIEVEIYGYDGDDDIYLNRTDSYGGYNFVDAGYGNDLVVNYYEGGNDIYMGAGNDIYVADIRARDTSSYDVVYGGSGNDRFEINGYASDYYGESGNDTFLSAGFNNYFNGGTGIDAISYQFQDDWSSERGKGVTIDLGYKYATTGSGRREDLISIENATGTNYGHDDIAGSSVANTLRGLGGHDILEGLGGDDFLDGGSGDDDLYGGSGADILRGGTGFDYLVGGTGTDSFDFNAISESVVGSRRDVIADFHRSEYDVIDLSTIDADTTWSGNQKFTYIGGSAFTGDAGQLNFRSGILSGDINGDGLADFQIKVNGVTSLRVDDFFL; from the coding sequence ATGGTCACGCGCATCTACGGTTCGAACTTCGCCGATATCCTCAAGCAGAACAGCTATATCGAGGTCGAGATCTATGGCTATGACGGCGACGACGACATCTATCTGAACAGGACCGACAGCTACGGCGGATACAACTTTGTCGATGCGGGTTACGGCAACGATCTCGTGGTGAACTACTACGAAGGCGGCAACGACATCTATATGGGCGCCGGCAACGACATCTACGTCGCCGACATTCGGGCACGCGACACGAGCTCCTACGACGTCGTTTACGGCGGCAGCGGCAATGACCGCTTCGAAATCAACGGTTATGCCAGCGACTACTATGGCGAAAGCGGCAACGACACCTTCCTCTCGGCCGGCTTTAACAACTACTTCAACGGCGGCACGGGTATCGACGCGATCAGCTATCAGTTCCAGGACGACTGGAGCTCGGAGCGCGGCAAGGGCGTCACGATCGACCTCGGCTACAAATATGCGACCACCGGCAGCGGCCGGCGCGAGGACCTGATCAGCATCGAGAATGCCACCGGCACGAATTACGGCCATGACGACATTGCCGGCAGTTCGGTCGCCAACACGCTGCGCGGCCTCGGCGGCCACGACATTCTCGAGGGGCTCGGCGGCGACGATTTCCTCGACGGCGGCAGCGGTGACGACGATCTCTATGGCGGCTCCGGCGCCGATATCCTGCGCGGCGGCACTGGCTTCGACTATCTGGTCGGCGGCACCGGCACCGACAGCTTCGATTTCAACGCGATCAGCGAATCGGTCGTCGGCAGCAGGCGCGACGTGATCGCCGATTTCCACCGCTCCGAATACGACGTCATCGATCTCTCGACGATCGACGCGGACACGACCTGGAGCGGCAATCAGAAATTCACCTATATCGGCGGCAGCGCCTTTACGGGAGACGCCGGCCAGTTGAACTTCCGTTCCGGAATTCTCTCGGGCGACATCAACGGCGATGGCCTTGCCGACTTCCAGATCAAGGTGAACGGCGTGACCAGTCTCAGGGTCGACGATTTCTTTCTGTGA
- a CDS encoding HAD family hydrolase: MSSVDIRHIVFDIGKVLIHYDPQIPYSRIIPDEAERHWFFANVCTHDWNIEQDRGRSWEEAETLLIRDHPEREEQIRAFRRHWHEMVPHAYTETVSLLESLIAEGRDVTMLTNFASDTFREAQKRFPFLTLPRGVTVSGDVGLIKPDVDIYRTHAQTFGLEPAATIFIDDSLANVEGARAAGWHAIHFTDARALSADLVAYGVQPLGDLDASGPTAATRV; this comes from the coding sequence ATGAGCAGCGTCGACATCCGCCACATCGTTTTCGACATCGGCAAGGTGCTCATCCATTACGATCCGCAGATCCCCTATTCCCGCATCATCCCGGACGAGGCGGAACGCCATTGGTTCTTCGCCAATGTCTGCACGCATGATTGGAACATCGAGCAGGATCGCGGCCGTTCCTGGGAGGAGGCCGAGACGCTGCTGATCCGCGATCATCCGGAGCGGGAGGAGCAAATCCGGGCGTTCCGCCGCCACTGGCACGAAATGGTGCCGCACGCCTATACGGAGACGGTTTCGCTGCTGGAAAGCCTCATCGCCGAAGGACGCGACGTGACGATGCTCACCAATTTCGCTTCCGACACCTTCCGCGAGGCGCAAAAGCGCTTTCCCTTCCTGACGCTGCCGCGCGGCGTCACGGTTTCCGGCGACGTCGGCCTGATCAAGCCGGATGTCGATATCTATAGGACTCACGCGCAAACCTTCGGATTGGAACCGGCGGCAACGATTTTCATCGACGACAGCTTGGCCAATGTCGAGGGCGCCCGGGCCGCCGGCTGGCATGCCATCCATTTTACCGATGCGCGGGCCCTAAGCGCCGATCTGGTGGCCTATGGCGTGCAACCGTTAGGCGATCTCGACGCCTCGGGTCCGACGGCGGCAACCCGGGTCTGA
- the mutY gene encoding A/G-specific adenine glycosylase: protein MTLDTLKAADAAPLLLDWYDRHHRDLPWRVSPPMAARGAVADPYHVWLSEVMLQQTTVQAVKAYFDKFLRLWPRVEDLAAAETEEVMKAWAGLGYYARARNLKKCAEVVAREHGGRFPDREEGLKSLPGVGDYTAAAIAAIAFNRHSAVLDGNVERVISRLYAIETPLPAAKPEMRRLVSELTPLDRPGDFAQAMMDLGATICAPKRPACALCPFRGNCRALTVADPETFPRKAARKEKPLRLGAAFVAIDRSDAVYLRKRADSGLLGGMTEVPGTDWTARRDGETSIEAGPFAAAWEACGTVTHVFTHFELRLSVYRAEVGDMAACAEGWWEPIASLKAQALPTVMKKAITQAIPHAFKAV from the coding sequence ATGACGCTCGATACCCTGAAGGCGGCCGACGCCGCCCCCCTTCTGCTCGACTGGTACGATCGCCACCACCGCGACCTGCCCTGGCGCGTCTCGCCCCCGATGGCGGCTCGTGGCGCGGTTGCAGACCCCTACCATGTCTGGCTCTCCGAAGTCATGCTGCAACAGACCACGGTGCAGGCGGTCAAGGCGTATTTCGACAAGTTCCTGAGGCTTTGGCCGAGAGTGGAAGACCTTGCCGCCGCCGAGACCGAGGAGGTGATGAAGGCCTGGGCCGGCCTCGGCTACTATGCCCGGGCGCGTAACCTGAAGAAATGCGCCGAGGTTGTGGCGCGCGAGCACGGCGGCCGCTTTCCGGATAGAGAAGAGGGTTTGAAGTCGCTTCCCGGCGTCGGCGACTATACGGCCGCCGCGATTGCGGCGATCGCCTTCAACCGCCACAGTGCGGTCCTCGACGGCAATGTCGAGCGCGTCATTTCCCGCCTTTACGCCATCGAAACGCCGCTGCCTGCCGCCAAGCCGGAAATGCGGCGTCTCGTCTCCGAACTGACGCCCCTCGATCGGCCGGGCGATTTCGCCCAGGCGATGATGGACCTCGGTGCGACGATCTGTGCGCCGAAACGCCCCGCATGCGCCCTCTGTCCCTTCCGCGGCAATTGTCGCGCGCTCACGGTCGCCGACCCCGAGACATTTCCCCGCAAGGCCGCCAGGAAAGAAAAGCCGCTTCGCCTCGGCGCCGCCTTTGTCGCCATTGACCGGTCGGACGCCGTCTATCTGCGCAAGCGAGCGGATTCCGGGCTCCTTGGCGGCATGACGGAAGTGCCCGGCACCGATTGGACGGCGCGCCGCGATGGCGAGACCTCGATCGAAGCCGGACCGTTTGCCGCCGCCTGGGAGGCCTGCGGCACGGTCACCCACGTCTTCACGCATTTCGAGCTGCGCCTGTCGGTCTACCGCGCCGAGGTCGGTGATATGGCAGCGTGCGCCGAGGGCTGGTGGGAACCGATCGCGTCGCTCAAGGCGCAGGCACTACCGACCGTCATGAAAAAAGCAATCACCCAGGCTATACCGCACGCGTTCAAAGCCGTGTAA
- a CDS encoding DUF721 domain-containing protein: MSEAKSRKGVVQISEVANGLIDPVLAKRAGINTMLLGSWDEIAGTEFADCTRPEKIAWPRRASEIGGDGGYQPGVLTVACEGARALFLTHAQGELIQRINGFFGFHAIGQLRIVQKPVAAPPKPYRRPRPLTGEPARRLDTMVEGIESEALRSALKRLGTAVLSERRK; this comes from the coding sequence GTGAGTGAAGCGAAATCCCGCAAGGGCGTTGTCCAGATCAGCGAGGTTGCGAACGGACTGATCGATCCGGTGCTCGCCAAGCGCGCCGGCATCAACACGATGCTGCTCGGCTCCTGGGACGAGATCGCCGGGACGGAATTCGCCGATTGCACGCGTCCGGAAAAGATCGCCTGGCCGCGCCGCGCCTCCGAGATCGGCGGCGATGGAGGCTACCAGCCGGGCGTGCTGACGGTCGCCTGTGAAGGGGCGAGGGCACTGTTCCTGACGCACGCCCAGGGTGAACTGATCCAACGCATCAACGGCTTCTTCGGCTTCCACGCGATCGGCCAGCTTCGTATCGTCCAGAAGCCCGTCGCGGCGCCACCCAAGCCCTACCGCCGACCGCGACCGCTGACCGGCGAACCGGCCCGCCGGCTCGACACGATGGTCGAAGGCATCGAGAGCGAGGCGCTGAGGTCGGCGCTGAAGCGGCTCGGCACGGCCGTCCTGTCCGAGCGCCGGAAGTAA